One region of Nitrospira sp. genomic DNA includes:
- a CDS encoding acyl carrier protein, with translation MDLHSQLEDVFRQVFDNEHLTLRDDMTAPDIEGWDSVAHINLMFGIEQAFGVRFKGNELADMKNIRELKQFLSSKVTC, from the coding sequence ATGGATTTGCACAGTCAACTCGAAGACGTGTTTCGCCAGGTATTCGACAACGAGCACCTCACACTGCGTGACGACATGACCGCACCTGACATTGAAGGCTGGGACTCCGTTGCCCATATCAATCTCATGTTCGGAATCGAACAGGCGTTCGGCGTCCGATTTAAAGGCAATGAGCTGGCCGACATGAAAAACATCCGTGAACTCAAGCAGTTTTTATCCAGCAAAGTGACGTGCTGA